taccTGAGAGTCTTTGTCAAAAGCAGATTCAGATCTTAGGATTAGTGGGTTAATCTCCTCCTCTTCTGCAACAGAAATCTCTCCAtggatcttcttcatcttttcagATTTCTTGGCTCTTAATCCTTTCATCAcctctataaataaataaaaagacacACAAAATGATTTACATAAATAAAACTTCATCTATTAGGCAAGCGTGAAGCTCAAGAAACAAATTGGAGAAACCCCTAAAACCTAGAGTTTGTCTTTCTTGAATTCAAAAACCATCCACGTTATGTGCTATTTTGCATGAGATTGAGTGAGTAATATTACCTTCGGAAGAGATGAGTCTATACACATGGCCGAGCAAGAGATTATCCGAAGGACGGAGCAGTTTGATTCGGGTGACGCGGAGAGAGCCACCGTTAGGTACGGAGGAGGAGATGAGGAGAGCAACGTGGTGGCCGGGATGAGACTTAATCACCTCGCTTGCGCTCACTGTACAGTAAAATCTCTCCGACTTGCCGTCCGGTCGTTCTAAGACCGCCGTTGCCGTCTCCACTGCCTGACAGTTCCCCATTTCACGGCGGAGAAAAGTAGGAGATAAGAGGAGTGAGAGTAAGCGTAGGTGGGAGGTCTATATTTGGTAGAATATAGCTTCTTACTTTATAACCAAGGACCATTTTATTTTAGATCAAATTTtcacatttctttatatataaccTTTCATAATTTATTCTCTTGTacctaattttaatatatatattcgatCAGAGGTTTACAATTAAATAAACACTACAAGGGAGATAAACGCGTCCGTTTAATACCGCTAGGCGCTAGCTATATAATtgaatacataaatttaatacTAGTGAAGTAATAAGAGTTAAACTAAATAAGAGATGGAATAATCATCGCCATTGctcaacttttattttatttttcaatgttTTGGATTGTCCGTACAAAGCCAAGTGCTTGCTTGGCTGGAATCTTTCATGGAAAGTAGATTCTCTATGAATGTTAATTCAATCTTTAAGCCTTTGATACTTTGAACCTATTAACCATTTTGATTCTTGTATATGCTAATGCTAACATTTTGCTTAAGTTCACCCTAATTAATCAAATATCTATCggtatatataatagaaaaagCAGCTTAATCTAGATATGCCGAGTAAATTGTGTGTCATGTACtagatttaaaagaaataattaaatccCAAATTTAGTTAATCAATAGTTCTATACTTTTTTAATTACTGTATGCAATTCTTACAATTTGAATGCGAAGATGTTAGATCCTCAGAATAATAATGAAATACGTATATGACAAAGCAACTTTATAAATCTTGGTATTTCTTAAGCAACGATGAGTGTTTtagtgaaaattaaataaagaaatGACAACCAAAAATGAAGTAATAATACGCCCTCGTGCAATCAACCTTATTCACATGCTTACTGTACACTTTATCTCGATCTCCTGAAAGCCAGTGTCGTATTAAGCGTTAATAATTGTGTACACTTAGTTAATTACGTAATGAGTTCGATCAGCCTTATAAAACAAAGCGATATTAACGTTTGCTTGACCATTAAATAAGATGACAAGCGAAAGTTGCCCTAATGTCTCTTTCGAGTGTATTTTATTGCAGATAGACCAAAAACCTCACGCAAGAGTGAAAGGCCACTCTCTCGTATATGACCATTTTCTTTAAAACGTATATCATTATGACCAATTGAGTAAAGAAAAAAGCCAATTAATTAACTATAGATGTTTTAGTCATACGTTTAGTGGTTTCTTTTCTAGAAGTGatctaaaaataacatataccttaattttttttaaacaatatatgtaTACGTTAATTCAATTTTTGATTGAATATCATCCAATCAAAGTTATATATCAAGGTGAACATTTAAATTGAGTAAGAAGAGAGGCAAAATCAAACTAAAAACTTATTTAGAATCTAATCAAAATAACAAAGCTGTGTACCCTCGGATTTACAAAGATTAAACGCATTAAGGGAGAGATAGTAAAGCAACAATACAACTGAAGATTCTTGAGATTCATGATCATTCTTGTAACAAGACTATAAAATGTGAAAGATATTTAAAAAGGTTTCCGAAGTTGTGAACGGAACAGAACAAAAGAACCAAGACACAGAGGTCGTCTAGAAGCTCTCAAGGCAACAATGGCCAAACTCCTGAGTTTTCaccattttctttgtttttctttgcttcttctctctcctcttctagACAGAAGGGAAATACTTGTTGAGGTTGAAAGGAAGAGAgtagaactcttcacttcttgtgtcacCTTTGAAAGATCTAAACTTGTCCCACCAATGCTTTCCTCTGTCTTTCCTTATCGATGAATCTTTCTTGTGCAGTGTGTTGTCCAAGAAGAAGGCGACCATGCCAGCAACAAAAGGCTCAGATGAGAACGGGACATTCACCATATCGTTGAACTGTCACCGTAAGAGAATAAGAGTTTCATTAGCTCAGGTCATGCATGCTCTAGCCACTCTACCAAAGTCCTGTTTCTACTGAAAGAcagaaaagataagaaaaataggGAGTTGGTTACTACATACCCAACGACCGCCTGTGTGGACTGGACCATAGCCTTTGATTGCAGTGTACTCATTGAAGTATTGAGGGATTGACAAGCCCAGAAAGACAGAGAAGCCTAAGATGAACTTAGTCCTGAAGCTGTTTAAGTTGCAGAACTGAAGAAAACTCAATCCTCCAGCTCCTACGTAGGCAAAGAAGAGACAGTACAAAGCAGCAATAATGGGTGCAGGGATTGACGCAAACACAGCTCCGAATTTTCCTGCATTAACAGGATAGATCTCATCAGTACagatataaattttcaaacaaaaacttTTTCGTCAACCACTTGAACTTAGATTTGACCTTATAACTTACCGAGAATAGAGAAAAAGATCATGAAGCCTGCAGCTATCTGGACAACCCTTCTACTACCAACTCTTGTCAAGGCTAATAGTCCTGCATTTTCTCTTCACAatagaaagagaaaagaaactTCATACCAAACTATCCGTAGAAGTAATCAAATCAGAACATGAATCATGCTTACATAGAGACAGAGGAACCAGCACCAGTACCAAACAACCCCGATATCAGAATGGCGACTCCCTGATCCACAAAACAAGCCATAATCAGcctcaaaatcaatatttactcCACAACATTGTAAGCTCAGGTGTGGTTAAGTTACCTGCCAGCCAACACCACGGCTGAGAATAGAAGGTGGCAACATCGTTGCACTTGCATATCTTGAGACAGCGATAAAACCACCGGTTGACTTTAATGGTTAGCCATACACATGAGCAACAAGAAGACAGAATGAATAAACAGAGCATaatcaatttatttaaaatgtgaagCATATAGTGACATACCTCAACTAGAGCAACAAAGGAAGCCATCATCATTGCAAAAGCTTCTCCAGCATCAAACGAAGGAGCACCCCACTGGAAAGGCCATGGAACTCTTATCCTGTAAAAAGGGAAAAAACTTAACTAATTTAACAACAGGTCCAATGAAGATTACTATTTAATCATACTCTATCTTCTGATTATTCATGCTCTTTTCTTCTGCTTAAACAGCAAACGTTATTCTAGAAGCTGCAGCCACATATAGTTGTAACCAATTACCATGGGGCAGCACCAACGAGGCCAGCACGATCAGTCCGGCAACTTGTTTGTGTAGTAGGTGCAGCACCATTGTATGCCCCACCAACTGTAAGAAGGTGAGCATAGATCCATACAATCACCACCGCGAATATTACAGCAAACCGGTCAAACACATTTTTCCCTGATTTGATCACATGAGGCAGATACTGCAACATGAAACATCAGAATATGAAATCAGGTAACCATACACAAATCTAAACCTTATTTTGGAAGCTAGATACATTTATAGTGTTTAGTTACAATATTACCTGTGAAACAAATACTAGGATAAGAAGCTCAGGCAGCCCAATCTCTATGCATTTAGCAACCTGAAATTAAAAGGGAAGTTAA
The window above is part of the Brassica napus cultivar Da-Ae chromosome C3, Da-Ae, whole genome shotgun sequence genome. Proteins encoded here:
- the LOC106424871 gene encoding uncharacterized protein LOC106424871, with the translated sequence MGNCQAVETATAVLERPDGKSERFYCTVSASEVIKSHPGHHVALLISSSVPNGGSLRVTRIKLLRPSDNLLLGHVYRLISSEEVMKGLRAKKSEKMKKIHGEISVAEEEEINPLILRSESAFDKDSQRRMNEKQRVIKTGATNKVRAWQPSLQSISESTS
- the LOC106424900 gene encoding nucleobase-ascorbate transporter 6, whose amino-acid sequence is MAGGGAPAPKADEPQPHPPKDQLPNISFCITSPPPWPEAILLGFQHYLVMLGTTVLIPTALVPQMGGGYEEKAKVVQTILFVAGINTLLQTLFGTRLPAVIGASYTFVPTTISIILSGRFSDTSNPIDRFERIMRATQGALIVASTLQMILGFSGLWRNVVRFLSPISAVPLVGLVGFGLYEFGFPGVAKCIEIGLPELLILVFVSQYLPHVIKSGKNVFDRFAVIFAVVIVWIYAHLLTVGGAYNGAAPTTQTSCRTDRAGLVGAAPWIRVPWPFQWGAPSFDAGEAFAMMMASFVALVESTGGFIAVSRYASATMLPPSILSRGVGWQGVAILISGLFGTGAGSSVSIENAGLLALTRVGSRRVVQIAAGFMIFFSILGKFGAVFASIPAPIIAALYCLFFAYVGAGGLSFLQFCNLNSFRTKFILGFSVFLGLSIPQYFNEYTAIKGYGPVHTGGRWFNDMVNVPFSSEPFVAGMVAFFLDNTLHKKDSSIRKDRGKHWWDKFRSFKGDTRSEEFYSLPFNLNKYFPSV